In Numidum massiliense, a single genomic region encodes these proteins:
- the hmpA gene encoding NO-inducible flavohemoprotein, which yields MLSARTIEIVKATAPVLEERGKEITTCFYKLMFANHPELLNIFNHTNQKLGRQQTALANAVFAAAANIDQLEAILPVVKQVGHKHRSLGVLPEHYPIVGKHLLLAMEEVLGGAASDEVIAAWTEAYDVIAGAFIEVERDMYRQAAEQSGGWADFRLFVVEKKVPESDVITSFYLKPKDGKAIAHYEPGQYISVKLNIEGEKYTHIRQYSLSAAPGHDYYRISVKREDGGDVADGVVSNYLHEQVQEGDELLLSAPAGDFVLDLESERPLVLLSGGVGLTPLVSMLHTVVARQPERPVTFVHAALNGDVHALHEEVSQLAAAHDNVSYYVCYEKPTASDREAQNYDKEGFVDLPWLQSIIRDNEADFYFCGPVPFMQAMNSALKAWGVPEERRRFEFFGPADDLEKERVTA from the coding sequence ATGTTAAGTGCACGTACGATTGAGATCGTGAAAGCGACAGCACCAGTTTTAGAAGAACGCGGTAAGGAGATTACGACCTGCTTTTACAAGTTAATGTTCGCGAATCATCCGGAATTGCTAAATATTTTTAACCATACAAACCAAAAACTTGGTCGACAACAGACAGCACTTGCTAACGCTGTGTTTGCAGCGGCGGCCAACATCGACCAGCTAGAAGCGATCCTGCCGGTAGTTAAACAAGTCGGACATAAGCACCGCAGCCTTGGCGTGCTTCCAGAGCATTACCCGATAGTTGGAAAACATTTACTGTTGGCGATGGAAGAAGTATTAGGCGGGGCGGCGTCAGACGAAGTGATCGCCGCGTGGACGGAGGCGTACGACGTCATTGCGGGGGCGTTTATCGAGGTGGAGCGCGACATGTACCGTCAAGCAGCTGAGCAAAGTGGCGGTTGGGCCGACTTCAGACTGTTTGTCGTCGAGAAAAAGGTTCCAGAAAGCGACGTCATTACCTCCTTCTATTTAAAACCGAAAGATGGCAAAGCGATCGCACACTACGAGCCAGGCCAATACATTAGCGTAAAGTTAAACATCGAAGGCGAGAAGTATACGCACATTCGTCAATACAGCCTCTCCGCCGCACCGGGACACGACTATTACCGTATAAGCGTCAAACGGGAAGACGGGGGCGATGTCGCCGACGGGGTTGTCTCTAACTATTTACACGAACAGGTGCAAGAAGGTGACGAACTACTTCTCAGTGCACCTGCAGGCGACTTTGTCCTCGACCTCGAAAGTGAACGTCCACTTGTCCTCTTAAGCGGTGGGGTGGGATTGACGCCGCTCGTCAGTATGTTGCATACAGTCGTGGCACGACAACCTGAGCGTCCGGTCACATTCGTCCATGCCGCGTTAAACGGAGACGTGCACGCCTTGCACGAGGAAGTATCCCAGCTTGCAGCAGCGCACGACAACGTCAGCTACTACGTCTGTTACGAAAAGCCGACGGCATCTGACCGGGAAGCACAAAATTACGACAAAGAAGGGTTCGTCGATCTCCCGTGGCTACAGTCGATTATACGTGATAACGAAGCAGACTTTTACTTTTGTGGACCGGTGCCGTTTATGCAGGCGATGAACAGTGCGCTCAAAGCGTGGGGTGTGCCCGAAGAACGCCGCCGCTTTGAATTTTTCGGCCCAGCGGACGACTTGGAAAAAGAACGTGTAACGGCTTAA
- a CDS encoding DnaD domain-containing protein — protein sequence MNRDHFRELTITTLQSGTVNIPHGLLKFYKKLQLSDVEAMLLIHIFSFQANEGKSFPTIHELQERMTVPEHELVQSLQQLVSKRYIGIVNDTDAQGLRTERYDLQPLYEKLADCYTAEGSKQLAEAQEARETGILTTFEAEFGRPLSPMECETLVKWLDEDGLPDELILAALKEAVFAGKLNFRYIDRILLEWKRNRVHTVEQAQQYARNFRKKGAIYQGVTPRRETDDFPFYNWVKS from the coding sequence ATGAACCGTGATCACTTTCGCGAACTGACGATAACGACCCTACAGTCCGGCACTGTGAATATCCCGCATGGCTTGTTAAAGTTTTATAAAAAACTGCAGTTGTCCGACGTAGAAGCAATGCTACTCATTCACATCTTTTCTTTTCAAGCGAACGAAGGAAAAAGCTTTCCTACTATACACGAGTTACAAGAGCGTATGACTGTTCCCGAACACGAGTTAGTCCAGTCTTTGCAACAACTCGTTAGCAAACGTTACATAGGGATCGTCAATGACACCGACGCACAAGGGCTGCGCACAGAGCGGTACGACTTACAACCGCTGTATGAAAAATTAGCGGATTGTTATACCGCAGAAGGGAGTAAACAGCTCGCAGAGGCGCAAGAAGCGCGCGAAACGGGAATATTGACGACATTCGAGGCGGAGTTTGGCCGCCCCTTATCCCCAATGGAATGTGAGACGTTAGTTAAATGGTTAGACGAAGACGGGCTGCCCGACGAGTTGATTTTGGCTGCTTTAAAAGAAGCGGTCTTTGCTGGAAAATTAAACTTTCGTTACATTGACCGCATTTTGCTAGAGTGGAAGCGGAACCGCGTGCACACCGTCGAACAGGCGCAACAGTACGCCCGCAATTTCCGCAAAAAAGGGGCGATCTACCAAGGCGTTACGCCGCGGCGAGAAACGGACGATTTTCCGTTTTACAATTGGGTGAAATCATAA
- a CDS encoding YheC/YheD family protein, translated as MKQNVGILLSATNLKACLAGKKTYEVLALYEKYAQEHAMHPVFFSLYDIDFDRLLVNVASRRGYHYVRHTVPLPSVIHNRTRLSPRYDGLLKRLLAVPQTDVFNGSNYFNKWHVYRTLCTSRELCPHLPQTSRLTPENVERMLKEYAAVYVKPFAKSLGQGIVKCMLLNDENVQLSWQKSGAIHERVLPQEDVLALLQKKCGSRYVIQRAVPLIQLAERPVDFRVSVQKGVDGKWGLSGIVARRGIAQAIVTNVAAGGTCCRALPVLEQLFPKRAVGIYEQMGQLGIRIATHLAQGDRRCADLGLDLAVDEKGHIWFLEVNGRDLRITFRHAAEWEMWHNTFRRPLAYASFLLQQQLQTRAGAARAASSKSTVIGELSGGDGPCTSGQAAAASDEQRMSDEWQTSKEQRNGDEKRISVERRTSDEKHTDEERCTGDKRRSNVERRIGGERRARDVGEEMAVTILTPGAFPVPAGRGGSVETVATRLAEQLFARGIHVQTVGTSDVPGHEGGAAHEDDSAHEDGTANGSPIGLIRVPRKANYLLHAIGQMRRFPTSIVQVENRPKYVPALRRAFPHARIILSLHSLTYCRPAVLSPRQLQRIFAACDRVVANSRFLQRELQKLAPRYERIVTHIHLGVAQDTFRPIDETQTERQAERRRLRKTLSLANEPTVLFVGRLIPQKGVHRLIAAMERVLVQVPNVMLVVVGGSFYGRNTVTPYVHKLKQMAEKLNGRIRWVPFVSAEDIHHYYTVADVVVTPSLGSEAFGLVNVEAMASGLPVITYDRGGISEVVVHGESGYVLPARSSVGQLAERIAALLTDGTLRKRLGMAGRQRTLDMFTWERVAADYEQLYRDVLQHAADRKCASASIS; from the coding sequence ATGAAGCAAAATGTCGGCATTTTACTTAGTGCAACGAACTTAAAGGCGTGTTTAGCGGGCAAAAAAACGTACGAAGTTCTCGCACTGTATGAAAAATACGCACAGGAACACGCGATGCACCCCGTCTTTTTCTCCTTGTACGATATAGATTTTGATCGTTTGCTCGTGAACGTCGCCTCGCGCCGCGGCTACCATTACGTCCGCCACACCGTGCCGCTCCCGTCAGTCATACACAACCGCACCCGTTTAAGCCCGCGGTATGACGGGCTACTCAAGCGGCTGCTCGCCGTCCCACAAACCGACGTATTTAACGGTAGCAATTACTTTAACAAGTGGCACGTCTATCGCACGCTATGCACCAGTCGGGAATTGTGTCCGCACCTGCCGCAAACGTCTCGTCTGACTCCCGAAAACGTCGAACGGATGCTGAAGGAATATGCGGCAGTTTATGTGAAGCCGTTCGCCAAAAGTTTAGGGCAAGGGATCGTTAAATGTATGCTGCTTAACGATGAGAACGTGCAACTCAGTTGGCAAAAAAGCGGTGCCATTCACGAGCGAGTCCTCCCGCAAGAAGACGTCCTCGCGCTTTTACAAAAAAAGTGTGGCAGCCGCTACGTCATACAACGCGCAGTCCCGCTCATTCAGCTTGCGGAGCGGCCGGTCGATTTTCGCGTGTCCGTACAAAAAGGGGTTGACGGCAAATGGGGCTTATCAGGTATAGTCGCCCGGCGCGGCATCGCGCAAGCGATCGTGACGAATGTCGCCGCCGGCGGCACGTGTTGTCGTGCACTTCCGGTACTCGAACAGCTTTTCCCGAAGCGGGCGGTGGGAATTTATGAACAAATGGGGCAGCTCGGCATCCGCATCGCGACCCACTTAGCGCAAGGTGATCGGCGCTGTGCCGATCTCGGGTTGGATCTCGCTGTCGACGAGAAAGGACACATTTGGTTTCTCGAAGTGAACGGGCGCGATTTGCGCATTACGTTCCGGCACGCCGCGGAGTGGGAGATGTGGCATAACACGTTTCGCCGTCCACTGGCGTACGCGTCGTTTTTATTGCAGCAGCAGCTGCAAACCCGGGCAGGCGCCGCGCGGGCAGCGAGCAGCAAATCCACGGTTATAGGCGAGTTGAGCGGCGGTGATGGGCCATGCACGAGTGGCCAGGCCGCAGCGGCAAGCGACGAGCAACGCATGAGCGACGAGTGGCAGACGAGTAAAGAGCAACGTAACGGTGACGAAAAGCGCATCAGTGTAGAGCGACGTACGAGTGACGAAAAGCACACCGACGAAGAGCGATGTACAGGTGATAAGAGGCGCTCCAATGTAGAGCGACGTATCGGGGGCGAACGACGTGCCCGTGATGTCGGTGAGGAGATGGCGGTCACTATTTTAACTCCCGGTGCCTTTCCTGTCCCTGCGGGCCGCGGGGGATCGGTGGAGACTGTCGCCACCCGGCTAGCCGAACAACTATTTGCGCGCGGCATCCATGTACAAACGGTTGGAACGTCCGATGTTCCTGGGCACGAAGGCGGTGCCGCACACGAGGACGACTCTGCGCACGAGGACGGTACCGCGAACGGGTCTCCGATCGGCTTAATCCGTGTGCCCCGGAAAGCGAACTATTTGCTGCACGCCATTGGCCAAATGCGCCGTTTTCCGACATCGATTGTGCAAGTGGAAAATAGGCCGAAATACGTTCCCGCGTTACGGCGAGCGTTTCCTCACGCCCGCATCATTCTTTCGCTGCACTCACTGACGTATTGCCGTCCGGCGGTGCTTTCGCCACGCCAGCTACAGCGCATTTTTGCCGCCTGTGATCGCGTCGTTGCTAACAGCCGCTTTTTACAACGAGAACTGCAAAAATTAGCACCCCGCTACGAACGAATCGTCACCCACATCCATTTGGGGGTCGCGCAGGACACGTTCAGACCCATCGACGAGACGCAGACCGAGCGGCAAGCCGAACGGCGACGTTTGCGGAAGACGCTTTCGCTCGCGAACGAACCGACAGTCCTGTTCGTCGGGCGCCTCATCCCGCAAAAAGGTGTCCACCGTCTCATCGCCGCCATGGAACGCGTTCTTGTGCAAGTGCCCAACGTCATGTTAGTCGTCGTCGGCGGGAGCTTTTACGGTAGAAATACAGTAACGCCTTACGTGCACAAGCTAAAGCAGATGGCCGAGAAGCTAAACGGACGCATTCGCTGGGTGCCGTTCGTCTCCGCAGAGGACATTCATCACTATTATACGGTCGCCGACGTCGTCGTGACACCGTCGCTCGGCAGTGAAGCGTTCGGCCTTGTGAACGTCGAAGCGATGGCCAGCGGTTTACCGGTCATCACTTACGACCGCGGGGGCATTAGCGAAGTCGTCGTACACGGAGAGTCTGGTTATGTACTCCCCGCCAGGTCGTCGGTCGGCCAGTTGGCGGAGCGGATCGCGGCACTGCTAACCGATGGCACGTTGCGGAAACGGCTCGGGATGGCAGGGCGTCAGCGCACCCTAGACATGTTTACTTGGGAACGTGTCGCTGCCGATTACGAACAATTGTACCGAGATGTCCTCCAGCACGCGGCCGATCGGAAGTGTGCCTCCGCTAGTATTAGTTAA
- a CDS encoding coiled-coil domain-containing protein: MKKKAMRQKGRQRTILSKPEQLSKPYIQPSPQGIKLKQLLAEQERNLRLMREREQKYRQELKEKDALCHQLRQSESKSREKLKQQDQMIGQLRLQANTSGQALAQLELDVATYEKELTGKARDLERLAQQLEQHGKESKHRNAELAKVTREQEGLTKQLKEHEQEARRRKAELARTIEEKERLVKQLEQREQQTAAKEEELRQIVAENERIGGMLHQLEQRYETSEKEKERTQKQLQAQQEAAAKTKAEMSGVLQRLKQLEREKATLQETVQTKDETLTQLKGKIATHEHTLAEKKGDIRRLQRNEEQLEQAVGRLRKELARKTEKQDGLAEQQEDLTKRLEQQERESLRRKAELARTIEEKERLVKQLEQREQQAAARKEEHRQIVAENESMKRQLQQLQQRYEESEREREGIQEQLQVQQEAAERIEAEKHDLQQQLEIQKRTLRETKQAKNKMTARLKEQHEQEVQRLTQQLHGMEQQNRLLSVERDKVRRQTNDLEQIRNQLQHEKTTLSQRLKDAEQKYARQLDELNNTLSANAGDHDDNDTAVLFEQKEKMIALYKQLAEEHIAGGEQQEMTIKHLQQQVEHYRSALAEKEKTTPQFGENIRGKSEQLFLRAHEVTSQVAVDPLNKLHSPTPHNKQGTTINPFKNNSFKK; the protein is encoded by the coding sequence GTGAAAAAAAAAGCGATGCGCCAAAAGGGGCGTCAACGCACGATACTCTCAAAACCCGAGCAATTGTCCAAACCGTATATACAACCGAGCCCACAGGGCATAAAGCTTAAACAGCTCCTTGCGGAACAAGAACGCAACCTACGGCTAATGCGGGAGAGGGAGCAGAAATACCGTCAAGAATTAAAGGAAAAAGATGCGCTATGCCACCAATTGCGTCAAAGCGAAAGTAAATCCCGCGAAAAACTGAAACAACAAGACCAGATGATCGGGCAGTTGCGACTTCAAGCGAATACAAGTGGGCAGGCGCTTGCGCAGTTAGAATTGGACGTAGCTACGTACGAGAAGGAACTAACGGGGAAGGCGCGCGATCTAGAGCGTCTCGCACAACAACTCGAACAACATGGCAAGGAATCAAAGCACCGTAATGCAGAACTTGCCAAAGTGACGCGTGAACAAGAGGGCCTTACAAAGCAACTTAAAGAACACGAACAGGAAGCACGGCGCCGTAAAGCAGAGCTTGCCCGTACGATAGAGGAAAAGGAACGCCTCGTGAAACAACTGGAACAACGCGAGCAGCAAACAGCGGCGAAGGAAGAGGAACTTCGCCAGATCGTTGCGGAAAATGAACGAATAGGGGGTATGCTTCATCAACTCGAGCAGCGCTACGAAACGTCGGAAAAAGAGAAAGAGCGAACGCAAAAGCAATTACAGGCGCAACAAGAAGCAGCTGCAAAAACGAAAGCGGAAATGAGTGGCGTTCTGCAACGATTGAAGCAGCTGGAACGGGAAAAGGCAACATTACAAGAAACAGTGCAAACAAAGGACGAAACACTCACACAGTTGAAGGGAAAAATAGCTACGCACGAACATACGTTAGCGGAGAAGAAGGGTGATATACGGCGTCTGCAACGTAACGAAGAGCAACTCGAGCAGGCAGTAGGTCGCCTAAGGAAAGAACTCGCTAGAAAGACAGAGAAACAAGACGGTCTCGCAGAGCAACAAGAGGATCTTACCAAACGACTCGAACAACAAGAGCGAGAATCTCTGCGCCGTAAAGCAGAACTTGCGCGTACGATAGAGGAAAAGGAACGCCTCGTGAAACAACTGGAACAACGCGAGCAGCAAGCAGCGGCGAGGAAAGAGGAACATCGGCAGATCGTTGCAGAAAATGAAAGCATGAAGCGCCAATTGCAACAACTCCAGCAGCGCTACGAAGAGTCGGAAAGAGAGAGGGAGGGAATACAAGAGCAATTACAGGTGCAACAAGAAGCAGCAGAAAGAATCGAGGCAGAAAAACATGACTTACAGCAACAGTTGGAGATACAAAAAAGAACGTTAAGAGAAACAAAACAAGCTAAAAATAAAATGACCGCACGGTTGAAAGAACAGCATGAGCAGGAGGTACAGCGCCTCACCCAACAACTGCACGGCATGGAACAACAAAATCGACTCTTGTCCGTCGAGCGGGATAAGGTCAGACGTCAAACAAATGATCTAGAGCAAATACGCAATCAACTCCAGCACGAAAAAACAACTTTATCGCAGCGGCTAAAGGATGCGGAGCAAAAATATGCGCGGCAGTTAGATGAACTAAACAACACACTTTCAGCAAATGCAGGCGATCATGACGACAATGACACTGCAGTGCTTTTCGAACAGAAGGAAAAAATGATCGCGTTGTACAAACAATTAGCCGAAGAACACATTGCAGGCGGGGAACAACAAGAAATGACAATCAAGCACTTGCAGCAACAGGTGGAACACTATCGTAGCGCGCTAGCGGAAAAAGAAAAAACAACGCCGCAGTTCGGCGAAAACATTAGGGGTAAATCGGAGCAACTCTTTTTACGAGCCCACGAGGTGACGTCGCAGGTTGCCGTGGATCCACTTAACAAGTTGCATTCGCCTACACCGCATAACAAACAAGGGACAACTATTAACCCCTTTAAAAATAATTCTTTTAAAAAGTGA
- a CDS encoding glycosyltransferase family protein gives MDDHKFLFVTCVNDDELYDRCGRHLRKLIVPQGYKVEMLPVYGAKSMVAGYNTALRHEAKYKIYLHQDTFIVHKTFLQELLTLFQSHNSLGLLGMIGCKKFPRGGTWWDGEERIGKVIGYHDKTYLLIKYKEATAPFESVVSLDGLLMATQYDLPWRDDLFTGFHFYDASQCAEFIKRGYLVGVPHQREPWCLHVNREDHTFDKAAYAEQRRIFCEHYAYE, from the coding sequence TTGGACGACCACAAGTTCTTGTTCGTTACTTGCGTTAATGACGACGAGTTGTACGATCGTTGTGGGCGGCACCTACGGAAACTCATTGTTCCCCAGGGCTACAAAGTGGAAATGTTACCAGTTTACGGTGCCAAAAGTATGGTAGCGGGGTACAATACCGCTTTGCGGCATGAGGCGAAGTACAAAATATACTTACACCAAGACACGTTTATCGTGCATAAAACATTTTTACAGGAACTGTTAACGTTATTTCAAAGTCACAACTCGCTAGGATTATTAGGAATGATCGGTTGTAAAAAATTCCCACGAGGCGGCACGTGGTGGGATGGGGAGGAGCGCATCGGCAAGGTGATCGGCTACCACGATAAAACGTATCTGCTCATCAAATATAAAGAAGCGACAGCGCCCTTTGAATCCGTTGTTTCGTTAGATGGCCTACTCATGGCGACGCAATACGATTTACCGTGGCGCGATGACCTGTTTACTGGTTTTCATTTTTACGACGCCTCCCAATGCGCGGAATTTATTAAGCGCGGTTATCTTGTCGGCGTCCCGCATCAACGGGAACCGTGGTGCCTGCACGTCAACCGTGAGGACCATACGTTTGATAAAGCTGCCTATGCTGAACAGAGACGCATTTTTTGCGAACACTATGCGTATGAGTGA
- a CDS encoding glycosyltransferase family protein, with protein MNDRKFLFVTCVNDEQLYARCVKHIQQLDVPSGYAVELLPVRGAVSMCQGYNHALWKDAKYKIFLHQDTFILHKQFLHDILQLFIANPLLGMLGMVGCKVLPSHGSWFGGSDLVGKFISCENGVHSLELWREPDGPFEAVEGVDGFMIVTQYDVTWRADLFRRFHFYDASQAAEFLRRGLIVGIPRQAEPWCLHFYENHNINWHDYTKEQKVFLTHYKGRDE; from the coding sequence ATGAACGACCGTAAGTTTTTGTTTGTCACGTGTGTGAACGATGAACAACTGTATGCTAGGTGTGTCAAGCACATTCAGCAGCTAGACGTTCCATCCGGCTACGCCGTGGAACTACTTCCGGTACGCGGGGCGGTGAGCATGTGCCAAGGATACAATCACGCCTTGTGGAAAGATGCCAAATACAAAATTTTCCTACACCAAGATACGTTCATTTTACACAAACAATTTTTGCACGATATTTTGCAACTGTTTATAGCAAATCCGCTGTTAGGCATGCTCGGAATGGTCGGTTGTAAAGTGCTCCCCTCACACGGAAGTTGGTTCGGTGGATCGGATTTGGTTGGCAAATTTATTTCTTGTGAGAACGGGGTACATTCGTTGGAACTGTGGCGAGAACCGGATGGCCCCTTTGAAGCAGTAGAAGGGGTTGACGGTTTTATGATTGTGACGCAGTACGATGTGACGTGGCGCGCCGATTTATTTCGCAGGTTCCATTTTTACGATGCGTCGCAAGCAGCCGAGTTTTTGCGCCGTGGCCTCATTGTCGGTATTCCGAGGCAAGCGGAGCCGTGGTGCCTCCATTTTTACGAAAACCACAATATTAACTGGCACGACTATACGAAGGAACAGAAAGTATTTCTAACGCATTACAAGGGGAGAGATGAGTGA
- a CDS encoding M67 family metallopeptidase, giving the protein MSGLVWREMTHHCQQMLPCEACGLLSGSDGQATTVWPMVNIMQSAHQFAMDLAQINQTFTAIAQRNEKLVAIYHSHPTATAYPSERDILHANYPEVVYVIVSLTKQQPVLGCFRIAHGRVHPQPFHITAE; this is encoded by the coding sequence ATTAGCGGGCTCGTTTGGCGCGAGATGACTCACCATTGTCAGCAAATGTTACCTTGTGAAGCGTGCGGTCTACTGTCGGGCTCCGATGGTCAGGCGACGACAGTTTGGCCAATGGTCAATATTATGCAGAGCGCTCATCAGTTCGCGATGGATCTAGCACAGATCAACCAAACGTTTACCGCGATCGCACAACGAAACGAGAAACTCGTGGCAATTTACCATTCACATCCTACGGCGACGGCATACCCCTCCGAAAGAGACATTTTACATGCGAACTACCCGGAGGTGGTTTACGTCATTGTATCGCTGACTAAACAGCAACCGGTACTCGGTTGTTTTCGCATTGCCCACGGACGTGTCCATCCGCAGCCCTTTCACATCACAGCCGAGTAG
- a CDS encoding glycosyltransferase family protein: MNERKVLFVTCVNDEAMYAACVSHISRLVVPDQYIVDLLPIRGASSMAAGYNLALRHEAKYKIYLHQDTFIVHPNFLEDVLSLFQAHPSLGMLGMIGCQVAPPHGTWWNGTDLVGKVIWYVNQTYLLLTHGVISEPFAAVQSVDGLLLATQYDIPWREDLFKGFHFYDASQCREFLRHGFVVGVPRQNEPWCLHVSKDGYSLDTQAYDAYRQVYIAHYGGGS; the protein is encoded by the coding sequence GTGAACGAGCGGAAAGTTTTGTTCGTCACGTGTGTGAACGATGAGGCGATGTATGCCGCGTGTGTGAGCCACATTTCGCGGTTAGTCGTTCCGGATCAGTATATAGTTGACTTGTTACCGATTCGCGGCGCAAGTAGTATGGCTGCTGGGTATAATCTCGCCTTACGTCACGAGGCGAAATACAAAATATATCTTCACCAAGATACGTTTATCGTTCATCCGAACTTTTTAGAAGATGTACTCTCTCTCTTTCAGGCACATCCATCCCTCGGCATGCTTGGGATGATCGGTTGTCAAGTCGCTCCTCCCCACGGGACGTGGTGGAATGGGACGGATTTAGTTGGTAAAGTGATTTGGTACGTTAACCAAACATATTTGTTGTTAACACACGGTGTTATTAGTGAACCGTTCGCTGCGGTACAGTCGGTAGACGGGCTATTACTAGCGACGCAGTACGATATCCCGTGGCGGGAGGATTTGTTTAAGGGGTTCCACTTTTACGATGCCTCCCAGTGCCGTGAATTTTTGAGACATGGTTTTGTTGTCGGAGTCCCCCGGCAAAATGAACCTTGGTGTCTGCACGTTAGTAAGGACGGTTATTCCCTTGATACACAAGCGTATGACGCGTACCGGCAGGTGTACATCGCCCACTATGGCGGGGGAAGTTAA
- a CDS encoding glycosyltransferase family protein, translated as MDARKILFVTCVNDDELYTMCVQHIRRLRVPEGYTLETLPIRGAKSMAAAYNMALQHNAKYKIYLHQDTFIVNPDFLQDTLAVFQEDDSLGLLGMIGCKVAPPSGTWWEGEKLIGKMIGYHNKTYLLFKFGQIRAPIEAVQSVDGFMMATQYDLPWRDDLFTGFHFYDASQCAEFIKKGYTIGIPKQCEPWCLHVNRDGHTIDETAYNYYRHVYMQHYTQK; from the coding sequence GTGGATGCGAGAAAGATTTTGTTTGTGACGTGCGTGAACGACGATGAGCTGTATACAATGTGTGTCCAACACATTCGCCGGTTGCGCGTGCCGGAAGGATATACCTTAGAAACGTTGCCGATTCGCGGCGCGAAAAGTATGGCCGCCGCTTACAATATGGCGCTCCAACACAATGCCAAGTACAAAATATATTTGCATCAAGACACATTTATTGTTAATCCCGACTTTTTACAAGACACATTAGCGGTGTTTCAAGAAGATGACTCCCTCGGGCTGCTCGGAATGATCGGGTGCAAGGTGGCGCCGCCGAGCGGGACGTGGTGGGAGGGGGAGAAGTTAATCGGGAAGATGATCGGCTACCACAACAAAACATACTTGCTGTTCAAATTCGGGCAAATAAGGGCACCCATTGAAGCGGTACAGTCGGTCGATGGGTTTATGATGGCGACGCAGTACGACTTGCCGTGGCGCGACGATTTATTTACCGGTTTTCACTTTTACGACGCCTCCCAGTGTGCCGAGTTCATAAAAAAAGGTTACACGATTGGTATCCCTAAGCAATGTGAGCCGTGGTGCCTTCACGTAAATCGGGATGGTCACACCATCGACGAGACGGCGTACAATTATTATCGGCACGTATACATGCAGCACTATACGCAAAAGTAA
- a CDS encoding pyridoxal-phosphate dependent enzyme, giving the protein MLVDVDVSLSDIRAAHERLQGVVHQTPVMTSRTLNEIVGCDVYLKCESLQRAGAFKLRGAYNLISQLPLDVRRRGVVAYSSGNHAQGVALAAKLLHVPAVIFMPQDAPKVKVAATEGYGAEVVFYDRQREDREALAAALAERRDMTLVPPYDHPHIIAGAGTAALELWEEVPQLDAVIAPIGGGGLISGTAIATHGVSKEATVFGAEPAMADDTVQSLAAGERVSIAPPNTVADGLRSPTPGAITFPFVQRYVARVFTVTEEQILDALRFALLRLKLVIEPSAAVPLAALLAGYVPSSLERVGVIVSGGNVEPELLKRLWD; this is encoded by the coding sequence GTGCTTGTCGATGTCGACGTGTCGCTTAGCGACATCCGTGCAGCGCACGAGCGCCTACAAGGTGTCGTGCATCAAACGCCGGTGATGACGTCTCGTACGTTAAATGAAATCGTCGGTTGTGACGTCTATTTGAAGTGTGAAAGTTTACAGCGAGCGGGTGCGTTTAAACTGCGGGGCGCATATAATCTCATCTCGCAACTACCGCTAGATGTGCGCCGACGCGGTGTGGTCGCCTATTCGTCGGGCAATCATGCACAAGGGGTGGCACTCGCAGCGAAGTTACTTCACGTCCCCGCGGTGATTTTCATGCCGCAAGACGCACCCAAAGTAAAAGTCGCCGCGACAGAGGGGTACGGTGCTGAAGTCGTTTTTTACGATCGGCAACGCGAGGATCGGGAAGCGCTGGCCGCCGCCTTGGCTGAACGACGGGATATGACTCTCGTCCCGCCTTACGACCACCCGCACATTATTGCCGGGGCTGGGACGGCGGCACTTGAGCTGTGGGAGGAAGTTCCGCAGCTCGACGCGGTCATCGCGCCGATTGGCGGTGGCGGGCTCATCTCGGGGACAGCGATTGCAACGCACGGTGTAAGCAAAGAGGCAACTGTTTTTGGTGCGGAGCCAGCTATGGCCGACGATACGGTGCAGTCGCTCGCTGCTGGGGAGCGGGTCAGCATTGCCCCGCCAAATACCGTTGCCGACGGCCTTCGCTCGCCGACGCCCGGCGCCATAACTTTTCCCTTCGTTCAGCGGTACGTGGCGCGCGTGTTTACGGTGACGGAGGAACAAATTTTAGATGCGTTGCGCTTCGCCTTGTTGCGGCTAAAGCTCGTTATCGAACCGTCGGCTGCCGTACCGCTGGCGGCGCTACTCGCCGGCTACGTGCCGTCGTCACTAGAACGCGTCGGCGTCATCGTTAGCGGGGGAAATGTCGAACCAGAATTGCTCAAGCGGTTGTGGGACTAA